In Miscanthus floridulus cultivar M001 chromosome 5, ASM1932011v1, whole genome shotgun sequence, one genomic interval encodes:
- the LOC136455080 gene encoding uncharacterized protein, whose translation MEEDEVEEIVRDEPRPQAVRILRKHGEEIVIIEEEDTTKEFRRLETSLTSVMKQIKEISRVAEQRRQLIKRMESLAAENEKLNKTRNLSEKNIQRAQQQDAELGQMRQAIDQLRQEKAKEAERVDKLAEEVKGYRHKVKAQFDVLVQEAKV comes from the exons atggaggaggacgaggtggaggagatcgtgcgtgatgaacctcgaccccaagcagTCCGGATCCTCCGAAAGCATGGTGAAGAAATAGTTATTattgaagaggaggacaccacgaAGGAGTTTAGGAGACTAGAGACTTCCCTTACTAGTgtgatgaaacagatcaag GAAATATctcgagttgccgagcagcgccgccagctgataaagagAATGGAGTCCCTTGCAgcggagaatgaaaaactcaacaAGACCAGGAACCTCTCGGAGAAGAATATCCAGAGGGCCCAAC agcaagatgctgaGCTCGGCCAGATGCGCCAGGCCATCGATCAACTTCGCCAGGAAAAAGCAAAGGAAGCAGAGCGGGTggacaaacttgctgaggaggtgaaag GTTATCGTCATAAGGTCAAAGCACAGTTcgacgtgctggtgcaggaggccaaggtctAG